One window from the genome of [Mycobacterium] stephanolepidis encodes:
- a CDS encoding nuclear transport factor 2 family protein, with protein MPEFPRQELDDVVADWLQANLDAEKAGDWKSLARFYTDDATYGWNIGPKEDVMCVGIDEIRDIALGQEMEGLEGWTYPYQKVIVDDKQGEVIGFWKQIATDSNGSESEIYGIGGSWFRYAGNGQWNWQRDFFDFGHVSALYMDLIKAGKLSEGMQKRIQRGLSSEKVPGYYPLGKTPVPLW; from the coding sequence GTGCCCGAATTCCCCCGCCAGGAACTCGACGATGTCGTCGCGGACTGGCTACAGGCCAATCTGGATGCCGAGAAGGCCGGCGACTGGAAATCATTGGCGCGCTTCTATACCGACGACGCCACCTACGGCTGGAACATCGGCCCCAAGGAAGACGTGATGTGCGTCGGCATCGATGAGATACGGGATATCGCCCTCGGCCAGGAGATGGAGGGCCTGGAGGGGTGGACGTATCCGTACCAGAAGGTGATCGTCGACGACAAGCAGGGCGAAGTCATCGGATTCTGGAAACAGATCGCCACGGACTCCAACGGCAGTGAGTCCGAGATCTATGGCATCGGGGGCAGCTGGTTCCGGTACGCCGGTAATGGCCAATGGAATTGGCAACGCGACTTCTTCGATTTCGGTCATGTGTCCGCCCTGTACATGGACCTCATCAAGGCGGGCAAGCTCAGCGAGGGCATGCAGAAACGCATTCAGCGCGGCCTGTCGAGCGAGAAGGTGCCCGGCTACTACCCACTTGGCAAGACCCCGGTCCCCCTCTGGTGA
- a CDS encoding cytochrome P450 has translation MKSTTELGLPEGFDFTDPGLYGERMPHAEFATLRREAPVWWNPQPRTVGGFADDGYWVISKHRDVREVSLHTDIFSSGRKGAIPRLEDHISPEEFQATLSVLINKDAPEHTQLRGLVSRMFTPRSIAALRITLEERAERIVRAALEGGHGEFVREVASELPMQAIAELIGVPEEDRVKLFEWSNQMTGYDEADVEIDPRIGAAQILGYSYQLAEQRRDCPGNDVVSRLLTGTVDGEQLTPEQFGFFVVMLSVAGNETTRNATTMGMMAFLEHPDQWELFKRARPTSAVDEIVRYTSPLISQQRTALQDTTIGGVPIKAGERVVMLYPSANFDEEVFENPHTFDITRDPNPHLGFGGTGAHYCLGANLAKVELEIIFNKIADRMPDISRIGDAPRFHSGWINGIKKFDTAYCPVSH, from the coding sequence ATGAAAAGCACTACCGAGCTTGGACTTCCGGAAGGCTTCGATTTCACCGATCCGGGGCTGTACGGGGAACGGATGCCACATGCAGAGTTCGCGACCCTGCGCCGGGAGGCGCCCGTCTGGTGGAACCCACAACCACGCACAGTCGGCGGATTCGCCGACGACGGCTACTGGGTGATTTCCAAACATCGTGACGTGCGTGAGGTTTCGCTGCACACCGATATCTTCTCGTCGGGCCGCAAGGGCGCCATCCCCCGCCTCGAGGACCACATCAGCCCCGAGGAGTTCCAGGCCACGCTGTCTGTCCTCATCAACAAGGATGCACCCGAACACACCCAGCTGCGCGGGCTGGTGTCGCGCATGTTCACGCCGCGCTCCATCGCGGCGTTGCGCATCACCCTGGAGGAGCGCGCGGAACGCATCGTGCGGGCCGCCCTCGAGGGTGGACACGGCGAATTCGTGCGCGAGGTGGCCAGTGAGCTGCCCATGCAGGCCATCGCCGAATTGATCGGCGTCCCAGAGGAAGACCGCGTCAAGCTCTTCGAGTGGAGCAATCAGATGACGGGGTACGACGAGGCCGATGTCGAGATCGATCCCCGTATCGGCGCCGCCCAGATCCTCGGGTACTCCTATCAACTCGCCGAACAGCGCCGGGACTGTCCGGGCAACGATGTGGTTTCCCGTCTGCTGACCGGGACGGTGGACGGTGAGCAACTCACCCCCGAGCAGTTCGGGTTCTTCGTGGTGATGCTGTCGGTCGCGGGCAACGAAACCACCCGTAACGCAACGACCATGGGCATGATGGCCTTCCTGGAACACCCAGATCAGTGGGAACTGTTCAAACGGGCCAGACCTACTTCCGCCGTCGACGAGATCGTCCGGTACACCTCCCCGCTGATCTCGCAACAGCGCACCGCATTGCAGGACACCACGATCGGTGGGGTTCCCATCAAGGCCGGTGAGCGAGTGGTCATGCTCTATCCGTCGGCCAATTTCGACGAAGAGGTGTTCGAGAATCCGCATACCTTCGACATCACCCGCGACCCCAACCCGCATCTGGGCTTCGGCGGTACGGGAGCCCACTACTGCCTCGGCGCCAACCTGGCCAAGGTTGAGCTGGAGATCATCTTCAACAAGATCGCCGATCGAATGCCCGACATCTCGCGGATCGGCGACGCCCCGCGGTTTCATTCGGGCTGGATCAACGGCATCAAGAAGTTCGACACCGCCTACTGCCCCGTCTCGCACTGA
- a CDS encoding SDR family oxidoreductase, with product MPRFEPHPDRRPSIIAGASSGIGAATAIELAGRGFPVALGARRVDKLTELVEKIQADGGEAVAFPLDVTDADSVKSFVAQSIDALGEIDLLVSGAGDMYPGRVHEMSADTFAAQIQVHLLGANRLATAIVPDMVARRRGDVVFIGSDVALHQRPHMGAYGAAKAALLAMVNTMRMELEGTGVRASIVHPGPTLTSMGWQLSAEQVGPMLEDWKTWGQARHSYFLRPSDIARAVTFVAETPRGAHIAEMEVQPEAPLTDAPADKQKLELGEEGMPS from the coding sequence ATGCCCCGCTTTGAGCCCCACCCGGATCGACGCCCCTCGATCATCGCCGGAGCCTCCTCGGGCATCGGCGCGGCGACGGCAATCGAGCTCGCGGGCCGCGGATTCCCGGTGGCGCTCGGCGCCCGCCGCGTCGATAAGCTGACCGAACTCGTCGAGAAGATCCAGGCCGACGGCGGCGAAGCCGTGGCCTTTCCTCTCGACGTCACCGATGCGGACTCGGTGAAATCGTTTGTTGCGCAGAGCATTGATGCGCTGGGCGAGATAGACCTGCTGGTGTCCGGCGCCGGTGACATGTACCCCGGCCGGGTTCATGAAATGAGCGCCGACACCTTCGCCGCGCAGATTCAGGTGCACCTGTTGGGTGCCAATCGGCTCGCCACAGCGATCGTGCCCGACATGGTGGCTCGGCGGCGCGGCGACGTGGTCTTCATCGGCTCCGACGTCGCACTGCACCAGCGTCCCCACATGGGCGCCTACGGAGCAGCCAAAGCGGCCCTGCTCGCCATGGTGAACACCATGCGCATGGAGTTGGAGGGCACCGGCGTTCGGGCCTCGATTGTGCACCCCGGGCCGACCCTGACCTCGATGGGCTGGCAGCTCTCCGCCGAACAGGTCGGCCCCATGCTGGAGGACTGGAAGACGTGGGGACAAGCGCGGCACTCCTACTTCCTGCGCCCCTCGGATATCGCACGTGCGGTCACCTTCGTCGCCGAAACTCCCAGGGGCGCCCATATCGCCGAGATGGAAGTGCAGCCCGAAGCACCCCTGACGGACGCACCCGCCGACAAACAGAAACTCGAGCTTGGTGAGGAAGGAATGCCATCATGA
- the mca gene encoding mycothiol conjugate amidase Mca, giving the protein MTGRRLMAVHAHPDDEASKGAATTARYAAEGNDVIVVTLTGGERGDILNPAMDRPEVAANIGTIRREEMAKAAAELGVQHRWLGYVDSGLPQGDPLPPLPSDSFALVPIEEPIAKLVAVIREFRPHVMTTYDENGGYPHPDHIRCHEVSMAAFEAAADPEQFPEAGEPWTVSKIYYNHGFMRARMQLLNDECKKHGYKGPFDEWLERWPADDDVFDRRVTTRVPCADFFDARDAALRAHASQIPPDSSFFAVPREFERRLWPTEDFELAKSRVPTSTPEDDLFAGVEAK; this is encoded by the coding sequence GTGACCGGACGGCGATTGATGGCGGTGCACGCCCACCCCGATGACGAGGCCAGCAAGGGTGCCGCGACCACGGCGCGGTACGCCGCCGAGGGCAACGACGTCATCGTGGTGACGCTGACGGGCGGCGAGCGCGGCGACATCCTCAACCCGGCGATGGACCGTCCCGAGGTGGCCGCGAACATCGGAACCATCCGTCGCGAGGAGATGGCCAAGGCGGCGGCCGAGCTGGGTGTGCAACACCGCTGGCTGGGTTATGTCGACTCGGGCCTCCCGCAGGGCGATCCGCTGCCCCCGCTGCCCTCGGATTCGTTTGCACTGGTGCCCATCGAGGAGCCGATCGCCAAACTGGTCGCGGTGATCCGGGAGTTCCGGCCACATGTCATGACCACCTACGACGAGAACGGCGGTTACCCGCACCCGGATCACATCCGGTGTCACGAGGTGTCGATGGCCGCCTTCGAGGCCGCCGCGGACCCCGAGCAGTTCCCCGAGGCCGGCGAGCCGTGGACCGTCAGCAAGATCTACTACAACCACGGATTCATGCGGGCGCGCATGCAGTTGCTCAACGATGAGTGCAAGAAGCACGGATACAAGGGGCCGTTCGACGAATGGCTTGAGCGCTGGCCGGCCGATGACGACGTCTTTGATCGCCGGGTGACCACTCGAGTGCCCTGCGCCGACTTCTTCGATGCCAGGGATGCCGCGTTACGCGCGCATGCGTCTCAAATTCCGCCGGACAGTAGCTTTTTCGCGGTCCCGCGTGAGTTCGAGCGGCGGCTGTGGCCCACCGAGGATTTCGAGCTCGCGAAATCACGCGTGCCGACGAGCACCCCCGAGGACGATTTGTTCGCAGGAGTTGAGGCCAAATGA
- the trhA gene encoding PAQR family membrane homeostasis protein TrhA: MQTDESLAPETQGSEHSLPMAAFVGGIETLPIKPKARGWIHFYACVTAVVAGIVLVSVAWSVRSAQAGLATAIYSLTVLGVFGVSAAYHRVNWKSETTRTWMKRLDHSMIFIFIAGSYTPFAMLAMPPSEGNLVLAIVWGGALAGVILKMCWPTAPRWVGVPLYLLLGWVAIGFSSTLLHGAGVPALVLLIVGGAFYSIGAILYAVKWPNPWPLHFGHHEFFHAATVIAATCHYIAVWFAVF, from the coding sequence ATGCAGACCGATGAGTCGCTTGCACCGGAAACCCAAGGTTCTGAACATTCCCTACCGATGGCCGCATTCGTCGGCGGTATCGAAACTCTCCCGATCAAGCCCAAGGCGCGTGGCTGGATCCATTTCTATGCCTGCGTCACCGCCGTGGTCGCGGGAATCGTGTTGGTATCGGTCGCCTGGTCGGTGCGCTCAGCACAAGCGGGCCTGGCGACAGCCATCTACAGCCTGACGGTGCTGGGTGTCTTCGGGGTCAGCGCCGCCTATCACCGGGTGAACTGGAAATCCGAGACCACCCGCACCTGGATGAAGCGGCTCGATCACTCGATGATCTTCATCTTCATCGCGGGCAGCTACACCCCCTTCGCGATGCTTGCGATGCCACCGTCGGAAGGCAACCTGGTGCTCGCCATCGTGTGGGGCGGCGCGCTCGCCGGAGTGATTCTCAAGATGTGTTGGCCGACGGCGCCACGCTGGGTGGGAGTGCCCCTGTACCTGCTGCTGGGCTGGGTGGCCATCGGCTTCTCATCGACGCTCTTGCACGGCGCCGGCGTGCCGGCACTGGTGCTCCTGATCGTCGGCGGCGCCTTCTACAGCATCGGCGCGATTCTGTACGCCGTGAAATGGCCCAACCCGTGGCCCTTGCACTTCGGTCACCACGAGTTCTTCCACGCCGCGACCGTGATCGCCGCGACATGCCACTACATCGCCGTCTGGTTCGCCGTCTTCTGA
- a CDS encoding thioredoxin domain-containing protein, whose amino-acid sequence MTVNRLGEATSPYLRQHVDNPVHWQQWTPEALQEAQSRDVPILLSIGYAACHWCHVMAHESFEDDEVAAVMNAGFVNIKVDREERPDLDAVYMNATVAMNGQGGWPMTCFLTPDGRPFYTGTYYPKQGFLQLLSAVRETWEQRRDEVEEAASSITGQLQAMSGRLPAGPGVDVALCDTAIAAILPAEDVRFGGFGGAPKFPPSALLEALLRGYERTADAAVLGVVARTATAMARGGIYDQLAGGFARYSVDAAWVVPHFEKMLYDNALLLRVYAHWARRTGDALARRIASETADFLLNELRVGDLFVSSLDADAAGSEGSTYVWTPDQLTEVLGAEDGDWAATLFEVTAAGTFEHGSSVLQLLQDPHDVDRWQNVRVALLAARSQRVQPGRDDKAVTAWNGLTITALVEASIALDRDDLLDAAAGCAARLLDLHLCEGRLRRASLGGQVSDGDGVLEDYGTLATGLLSLYQVTGQWRWREAAIALLDTALDHFADPESPGAWFDVADDAEQLVLRPSDPLDGATPSGASSVTEALLTGGYLLEDSRYREAAHASLSAASMALARAPRSAGHWLAVAEAAVRGPIQVAVACDPVHSPLLRQARQSAPGGAIVVGGVKDSSELLRDRGPVGDVEAAYVCRGTVCDLPVTGTQQLDAALGR is encoded by the coding sequence ATGACCGTTAACCGGCTCGGCGAGGCGACCAGCCCATACCTGCGCCAGCACGTCGACAATCCTGTTCATTGGCAGCAGTGGACGCCAGAGGCATTGCAGGAAGCGCAGTCTCGCGATGTGCCCATCCTGTTGTCGATCGGGTACGCGGCCTGCCATTGGTGTCATGTGATGGCCCACGAGTCCTTCGAGGACGATGAGGTGGCCGCCGTCATGAACGCCGGTTTCGTCAACATCAAGGTTGACCGCGAGGAGCGTCCCGATTTGGACGCCGTCTACATGAACGCCACCGTCGCGATGAACGGACAGGGTGGCTGGCCGATGACGTGTTTCCTCACCCCGGACGGGCGGCCCTTCTACACCGGCACGTACTACCCGAAACAGGGTTTTCTGCAGTTACTTTCGGCGGTTCGTGAAACCTGGGAGCAGCGCCGGGACGAGGTGGAAGAGGCGGCCTCGAGCATCACCGGCCAACTGCAGGCGATGTCTGGCCGCCTGCCTGCCGGGCCCGGCGTGGATGTCGCGCTGTGCGATACCGCCATCGCGGCGATTCTGCCCGCGGAAGACGTGCGCTTCGGCGGATTCGGTGGGGCTCCGAAGTTTCCGCCGTCGGCTCTGCTGGAGGCATTGCTGCGCGGATACGAACGCACGGCGGACGCGGCGGTGCTCGGGGTGGTGGCCCGCACGGCGACGGCGATGGCGCGTGGCGGCATCTACGACCAACTGGCCGGGGGCTTCGCGCGGTACAGCGTGGACGCGGCCTGGGTGGTGCCGCACTTCGAGAAGATGCTGTACGACAACGCGCTGCTGCTGCGGGTCTACGCGCACTGGGCCCGCCGCACCGGCGATGCCCTGGCGCGGCGAATCGCCTCCGAGACGGCCGATTTCCTGCTGAACGAGCTGCGCGTGGGTGACCTGTTCGTCTCATCGCTGGACGCCGACGCCGCCGGCTCCGAGGGTTCCACCTATGTGTGGACGCCCGACCAGCTCACCGAAGTGCTTGGCGCAGAGGATGGCGATTGGGCGGCAACGCTTTTCGAGGTGACCGCGGCGGGAACCTTCGAGCACGGCAGCTCGGTGCTGCAGCTTCTGCAGGACCCCCATGACGTTGACCGGTGGCAGAACGTGCGAGTGGCCTTGCTGGCGGCGAGATCGCAGCGAGTGCAACCGGGCCGTGATGACAAGGCCGTCACCGCCTGGAACGGGCTGACCATCACCGCGCTCGTCGAAGCCTCGATCGCCCTGGATCGCGACGATCTGTTGGATGCGGCGGCGGGATGCGCTGCCAGGCTGCTGGATCTGCATCTGTGTGAGGGGCGTTTGCGCCGTGCGAGTCTGGGTGGGCAGGTCTCCGATGGGGACGGTGTGCTGGAGGACTACGGCACCCTTGCGACGGGCCTGCTGTCGCTGTATCAGGTGACCGGTCAGTGGCGTTGGCGCGAGGCCGCCATTGCGCTGCTGGACACCGCGCTCGATCATTTCGCCGATCCGGAATCGCCCGGCGCGTGGTTCGACGTCGCCGATGATGCCGAGCAGTTGGTGCTGAGGCCGAGCGATCCCCTGGACGGCGCGACCCCATCCGGGGCGTCCTCGGTGACCGAGGCGCTGCTCACCGGCGGTTACCTGTTGGAGGACTCCCGCTACCGGGAAGCCGCGCACGCCTCGCTGTCGGCGGCGTCCATGGCGCTGGCGCGCGCTCCGCGATCGGCCGGTCACTGGCTGGCGGTGGCCGAGGCCGCGGTCCGGGGCCCGATCCAGGTGGCGGTGGCCTGCGACCCGGTGCACTCACCACTGCTGCGGCAGGCCCGGCAGTCGGCCCCTGGGGGAGCGATTGTGGTTGGCGGGGTGAAGGATTCGAGCGAACTGCTGCGCGACAGAGGGCCGGTGGGCGATGTCGAAGCCGCCTACGTGTGCCGGGGCACCGTGTGTGATCTCCCGGTCACCGGGACCCAACAATTAGACGCCGCGTTGGGTAGGTAG
- a CDS encoding SDR family NAD(P)-dependent oxidoreductase, with translation MANCIVVGGSRGIGRAVAQLLGELGANVVVNGRYSDAVEKTVATITSAGGAAVAFVGSPDNEQTATDLIDTCRTEFGGLDALINCAGIPEPAGSSILTITPEDFQRLIDAHLGTVFHTCRVAAPLMAAQRHGAIVNTGSTAALGIYGGTGYPAGKAAVHGLTLAIAAELKQSGVRANVICPGARTRLSEGGEYIAHLRDLYARGLLDEMTLQASLEPAPPECVAPLYAYLAGDLSTRITRQIFIAAGGFIGRFTRQVPTPLGYREAPVWTVDEIDELMGRR, from the coding sequence ATGGCCAATTGCATTGTCGTCGGCGGTAGCCGCGGAATCGGTCGGGCGGTGGCACAGCTGTTGGGTGAGCTCGGCGCGAATGTGGTTGTCAACGGCCGATATTCCGACGCCGTCGAGAAGACGGTCGCCACCATCACGTCAGCCGGGGGCGCGGCGGTCGCTTTCGTGGGGTCGCCCGATAACGAACAGACGGCCACGGATCTGATCGACACCTGCCGCACCGAGTTCGGCGGCCTCGACGCGTTGATCAACTGCGCGGGCATACCGGAGCCCGCCGGGTCGTCCATCCTGACCATTACCCCCGAGGACTTTCAACGGCTGATCGACGCGCATCTGGGCACCGTGTTCCACACCTGCCGCGTCGCCGCACCGCTCATGGCCGCCCAGCGGCACGGAGCCATCGTCAATACCGGATCGACTGCCGCCCTGGGCATCTACGGCGGCACCGGATATCCGGCGGGCAAAGCGGCCGTCCACGGACTCACCCTGGCCATCGCCGCGGAGCTGAAGCAAAGCGGTGTGCGCGCCAATGTGATCTGTCCGGGTGCACGCACCCGACTCTCGGAGGGCGGGGAGTACATCGCCCACCTGCGGGATCTGTATGCCCGCGGACTGCTCGACGAGATGACCCTGCAGGCATCGCTCGAACCGGCACCGCCGGAGTGCGTCGCACCGCTGTACGCCTACCTCGCCGGGGATCTCTCCACACGCATCACCCGCCAGATATTCATCGCAGCAGGCGGTTTCATCGGACGCTTCACACGACAGGTGCCGACGCCGCTCGGATACCGCGAGGCCCCGGTGTGGACCGTCGACGAGATCGACGAGCTGATGGGCCGCCGTTGA
- a CDS encoding cytochrome P450: MTTPTVPRVSGGEDQYGHLEEFRTDPIALMRRIREECGNVGTFQLADKQVVFLSGAEANEFFFRSSDDDLDQAEAYPFMTPIFGKGVVFDADPERRKEMLHNAALRGEQMKGHAATIENEVRQMISQWGESGEIDLLEFFAELTIYTSSACLIGKKFRDELDGRFAHLYHQLEQGTDPLCYVDPYLEIESFRQRDAAREGLVALVQEIMNSRIANPPNDKSQRDMLDVLIMIKDEDGNPRFTADEITGMFISMMFAGHHTSSGTASWVLIELLRHPAIQTQVIDELNELYADGSEVSFHALRQIPKLENVLKETLRLHPPLIVLMRVAKGEFDVGGFPIHNGDMVAASPAVSNRIAEDFPDPDGFVPDRYEKPRQEDIVNRWTWIPFGAGRHRCVGAAFATMQIKAIFSVLLREYEFEMAQPADSYHNDHSKMVVQLAQPAKVRYRRRGA, encoded by the coding sequence ATGACCACTCCCACCGTTCCGCGGGTCTCCGGCGGTGAGGACCAATACGGCCACCTCGAGGAATTCCGCACCGATCCCATCGCGCTGATGCGGCGCATTCGCGAGGAATGCGGGAACGTCGGCACCTTCCAGCTCGCCGACAAGCAGGTCGTGTTTCTCTCCGGTGCAGAGGCCAACGAATTCTTCTTCCGCTCCAGCGACGACGACTTGGATCAGGCCGAGGCGTACCCGTTCATGACGCCGATCTTCGGCAAGGGTGTGGTGTTCGACGCCGACCCGGAACGGCGCAAGGAGATGCTGCACAACGCGGCGCTACGCGGCGAACAGATGAAGGGCCATGCGGCAACCATTGAAAACGAAGTCCGGCAGATGATCTCGCAATGGGGCGAGAGCGGCGAGATCGATCTTCTCGAGTTCTTCGCCGAGCTGACCATCTACACCTCGTCGGCGTGCCTGATCGGCAAGAAGTTTCGCGATGAACTCGACGGCCGGTTCGCGCACCTCTACCACCAGCTTGAACAGGGCACCGACCCGCTGTGCTACGTGGACCCGTACCTGGAGATCGAGAGCTTCCGGCAACGCGATGCCGCGCGTGAGGGCTTGGTGGCGCTGGTCCAAGAGATCATGAACAGCCGGATTGCCAACCCGCCCAACGACAAGAGCCAGCGCGACATGCTCGACGTGCTGATCATGATCAAAGACGAGGATGGCAATCCCCGCTTCACCGCCGATGAGATCACCGGCATGTTCATCTCCATGATGTTCGCCGGGCACCACACCAGCTCCGGAACAGCCTCCTGGGTTCTCATCGAACTACTCCGGCACCCCGCTATCCAAACGCAGGTCATCGACGAGCTGAACGAGCTGTACGCCGATGGCAGCGAGGTGAGTTTCCATGCGCTGCGCCAGATCCCGAAGCTGGAGAATGTACTCAAGGAGACCCTGCGGCTGCACCCGCCCTTGATCGTCCTGATGCGGGTCGCCAAGGGCGAATTCGACGTAGGCGGTTTTCCCATCCACAACGGCGACATGGTGGCGGCCTCCCCCGCTGTCTCGAACCGCATCGCCGAAGACTTCCCCGACCCGGACGGATTCGTGCCCGACCGATACGAGAAGCCCCGCCAGGAAGACATCGTGAACCGCTGGACCTGGATACCGTTCGGCGCGGGTCGGCACCGCTGCGTGGGCGCCGCGTTCGCCACCATGCAGATCAAGGCCATCTTCTCGGTGTTGTTGCGCGAGTATGAGTTCGAGATGGCGCAGCCCGCCGACTCGTACCACAACGATCACTCCAAGATGGTGGTACAGCTGGCGCAGCCCGCCAAGGTTCGTTACCGGCGCCGAGGAGCCTGA
- a CDS encoding nuclear transport factor 2 family protein, giving the protein MTVTREQVLAVVQSYCDLLTTGTAAQIADLYADDATVEDPLGADVLKGREAIQGFYAAIEPLDRHGDLKLVRATNNEAAFHFELTIKHENGGMVIAPIDVMTFNDEGKISSMRAFWTQDDIKQL; this is encoded by the coding sequence ATGACCGTTACCCGCGAACAAGTTCTCGCCGTTGTCCAGAGCTATTGCGATCTGCTCACCACGGGCACCGCGGCGCAGATCGCCGACCTCTACGCCGATGATGCGACCGTCGAGGATCCGCTGGGCGCTGACGTGCTCAAGGGCCGTGAGGCGATCCAGGGCTTCTACGCCGCCATCGAGCCGCTGGACCGTCATGGCGACCTCAAGCTGGTGCGGGCCACCAACAACGAGGCCGCGTTCCACTTCGAGCTGACCATCAAGCACGAGAACGGCGGCATGGTTATCGCGCCGATCGACGTGATGACCTTCAACGACGAGGGCAAGATCAGCTCGATGCGGGCCTTCTGGACCCAGGACGACATCAAGCAGCTCTAG
- a CDS encoding isoprenyl transferase: MEIIPPTLKEPLYKLYEMRLRQELAKSAKPRHIAVLCDGNRRWARSAGYTDVSHGYRMGARKIGEMLGWCQDAGVEMATVYLLSAENLTRDPDQLGELLEIITDVVEELCAPQNKWSVRSVGDLDLLPDAVAERMRQAVKSAPADAAFHVNVAVGYGGRQEITDAVRTLLNKELANGATAEQLVQAVTVDAISENLYTSGQPDPDLVIRTSGEQRLSGFLLWQSAYSEMWFTDAYWPEFRRVDFLRALRDYAARNRRFGQ, translated from the coding sequence GTGGAGATCATCCCGCCGACGCTCAAGGAACCGCTGTACAAGCTCTACGAAATGCGGCTCCGCCAGGAGCTGGCCAAGTCGGCGAAACCACGGCACATCGCCGTCCTGTGCGACGGAAACCGCCGCTGGGCTCGGTCGGCGGGGTACACCGACGTCAGCCATGGGTACCGGATGGGCGCCCGCAAGATCGGCGAGATGCTCGGCTGGTGTCAGGACGCGGGTGTCGAGATGGCCACCGTGTACCTGCTGTCGGCCGAGAACCTCACCCGCGATCCCGATCAGCTCGGCGAGCTGTTGGAGATCATCACCGACGTCGTCGAGGAGCTGTGCGCCCCGCAGAACAAGTGGAGCGTGCGCAGTGTGGGAGATCTCGACCTGCTGCCCGATGCGGTGGCTGAGCGGATGCGTCAGGCCGTGAAGTCGGCGCCCGCGGATGCCGCCTTCCATGTGAATGTGGCGGTCGGTTACGGGGGCAGGCAGGAGATCACCGATGCGGTGCGCACCCTGCTGAACAAGGAGCTGGCCAACGGGGCCACCGCCGAGCAGTTGGTACAGGCGGTGACCGTCGACGCCATCTCGGAGAACCTGTACACCTCGGGACAGCCCGACCCGGATCTGGTGATTCGGACATCGGGGGAGCAGCGGTTGTCGGGATTCCTGCTTTGGCAGAGTGCGTACTCCGAGATGTGGTTCACCGACGCCTACTGGCCCGAGTTCCGGCGGGTGGATTTCCTGCGTGCGCTGCGCGATTACGCCGCGAGAAACCGGCGGTTCGGCCAGTAG
- a CDS encoding ferredoxin: MPFRIEVDRDLCQGHAMCELEAPDYFRVPKRGTVEILNHEPPEDARDEIERAVEECPARALFITEKN, translated from the coding sequence ATGCCTTTCAGGATCGAGGTCGACAGGGACCTGTGCCAGGGGCACGCCATGTGCGAACTGGAGGCTCCCGATTACTTCCGCGTCCCCAAGCGCGGCACCGTCGAGATCCTGAATCACGAACCACCCGAGGACGCCCGCGACGAAATCGAGCGTGCAGTCGAAGAATGTCCGGCCCGAGCTTTGTTCATCACAGAGAAGAACTAG